The following coding sequences lie in one Arachis hypogaea cultivar Tifrunner chromosome 9, arahy.Tifrunner.gnm2.J5K5, whole genome shotgun sequence genomic window:
- the LOC140175251 gene encoding uncharacterized protein, whose amino-acid sequence MANTFNIVWSGPKLDGKLDYSYWETLMSTHLKAQNLWNFIEPGLQEGADATQQRRDQLALSQIHQGVDYTVFGKIANAKSAKEAWNTLKLSYKDLVNKMRVYGEDMPDSKVVEKILRTMPMKYDHVVTTILESHDMDTMTIAELQGTMESHISRILEKSEKSTEEALKAE is encoded by the exons ATGGCAAACACTTTCAATATTGTGTGGTCCGGTCCCAAATTAGATGGGAAACTCGATTATAGTTATTGGGAGACTTTGATGTCTACCCATTTGAAGGCCCAGAACCTGTGGAATTTCATTGAACCAGGTTTGCAAGAAGGAGCAGATGCTACCCAACAGAGGAGAGATCAATTGGcgctatctcaaattcatcaaggaGTAGATTATACGGTATTTGGCAAAATAGCAAATGCCAAAAGTGCAAAGGAAGCATGGAACACGTTGAAGCTGTCATACAAAG ATCTTGTCAATAAGATGAGAGTCTATGGAGAAGATATGCCCGATAGCAAAGTGGTGGAGAAAATTCTTCGCACCATGCCGATGAAGTATGACCATGTGGTGACTACGATACTAGAGTCCCACGATATGGATACCATGACGATTGCAGAGTTGCAAGGAACCATGGAAAGCCACATCAGTAGAATACTAGAGAAGTCTGAAAAATCAACCGAGGAAGCCTTAAAAGCCGAGTGA